The following is a genomic window from Pseudomonas sp. FP2335.
TATGCTGGGCATCACGAAAGCCACACCGATAAGCCACGGTCTTGAGCGGCGCGTGGCTGCTTTCAAGCATCACCCGCGCCGCATCCACCCTTGCCCGCTCGACAAACTCCGCCGGGGTGATCCGCGCTTCACGGGCAAACACCCGGGAGAAGTTGCGCGCACTCATATTGGCCGCCTTGGCCAGGTCGGCGATGCCCAGGTCACCAGTCAGGTTGGCCAGCACGTAGAGCTGCACCAACGCCACCGCCGAGGTGGTTTCGGCGTGGGGCGTCAGGAACGGACTGAACTGCGACTGCCCGCCCGCTCGCTGGGTGAACACCACCAATCGCTTGGCCACGCTCAGCGCGACTTCCGGGCCGTGGTCCTGGGCCAGCAAATACAGCGACAAGTCGATGCCCGCCGTAACCCCGGCCGAGGTGTAGAGATTGCCGTCCTGCACGTAGAGACGGTCGGCTTCGACCCTGGCCGACGGGCACAGGCGCGCCAGGTCGGCGGCGTCATTCCAGTGGGTGGTGACGGTTTTGCCCTCCAGCAACCCGGCGCGAGCCAGCATGAACGCGCCGTTGCAGATCGAACCGAAGCGCTGGGCACGGGCGGCGGCGGCGCGCAGCCAGGCGTCGAACCCGGCGCCGAAATCTTCGAAAGGCAACCGTGGGCCGCCGGCGACCAACAAGAGGTCATAGGGCTCAAGGGCTTCGCTGTAATGCCGATGGGCCTGCAATGACAAGCCATTGGAGGCGGTCATGTTGCCGTGGCCGAGGCCGATGACGTCCAACTGGTAGTGGTCCTGGGTTGGCAGGAAGCGGTTGGCCTCGCAGAACACGTCCATCGGACCGCTCACGTCCAGTGACTGGACGCCGGGGAAGATCAGGATGGCGACGGTTTTGCTCATGAACAGGCACACCTTCTCTAACTGGATAAACACAGCCCCCCCTGTGGGAGCTGGCTTGCCTGCGATGCAGACACCTCGGTGCAGCAGGTATACCGAGGTGATGCTATCGCAGGCAAGCCAGCTCCCACATTGGACTGTGTACACCCTTGGCATGAAGTGGCGGCACATTGGCCGGGATCGCGCCCTCGCGGCGATGGCTCCGCCAGGGGCGCGCGATCAGACTGGAATTCTTCCCACAGGAGAACCACCATGACCACCATCGCCGGCATCCCGATCCCCGACAGCGCCCTCGCCAAGGCCACCACCGAATACATCCGCGACGTCGAATCCGACCTGCTCTACCACCACTCGCGCCGGGTGTTTTTGTTTGGCGCCTTGAGCGGTGAGCGCAAGAGACTGGCCTACAACCCGGAGTTGTTGTACGTGGGCGCGATGTTCCACGACCTGGGCCTGGTGGCCGGCCATCGCAGTGACAACGAACGTTTTGAAGTGGACGGCGCCAACGCGGCGGCAGCTTTCCTCAAGCCCTATGGCCTGAGCGAGGACGACATCGAACAGGTGTGGCTGTCCATCGCCCTGCACACCACCCCGGGCGTACCGCAACATCTGCGCCCGACCGTCGCGCTGGTGACTGCCGGCGTCGAGATGGACGTGCTGGGCATGGACTACGCCGCCTTCAGCGACACCCAGCGCGAAGCGGTGGTGCATGCGCATCCACGCGGTGAAGGGTTCAAGGAGTGCATCATCTGCGCGTTCGCCGACGGCTTGCGCCATCGTCCGCAGACTACGTTTGGCAACGTGAAGACCGATGTGCTGGTGGATCAGGAGCCGGGGTTCAGGCCGATGAATTTTGTCGAGGTGATTCGCAAATCCCCTTGGGCCGCATAATCGCTGCCTTGAAATGCAATCAAATGTGAGAGCGGGCTTGCTCGCGAAGGCGGAGTGTCAGTCACCAGATTTACCGACTGATCCACCGCATTCGCGAGCAAGCCCGCTCCCACATTTTGACCCCCGTTCCGACCTTTAGACCGGTGCGGGTGCTCTACGCTTGTCCGGCTGCTGCCAGCCATCCGCCGCCGCTTCTTCGATCGCTTGCTGGATGGCCTTCTTGCGCATCTCTTCGGCACGACGGCTGAAGAACCACACCAGGAAGGTCACCAGCGACACCGCCAACAGAATCAGGCTGGCCACGGCGTTGATCTCGGGTTTGACCCCAAGACGCACCGCCGAGAACACTTCCATCGGCAAGGTGGTCGAACCCGGCCCCGACACGAAGCTGGCAAGTAC
Proteins encoded in this region:
- a CDS encoding GlxA family transcriptional regulator, producing the protein MSKTVAILIFPGVQSLDVSGPMDVFCEANRFLPTQDHYQLDVIGLGHGNMTASNGLSLQAHRHYSEALEPYDLLLVAGGPRLPFEDFGAGFDAWLRAAAARAQRFGSICNGAFMLARAGLLEGKTVTTHWNDAADLARLCPSARVEADRLYVQDGNLYTSAGVTAGIDLSLYLLAQDHGPEVALSVAKRLVVFTQRAGGQSQFSPFLTPHAETTSAVALVQLYVLANLTGDLGIADLAKAANMSARNFSRVFAREARITPAEFVERARVDAARVMLESSHAPLKTVAYRCGFRDAQHMRSVFNRRLGVTPQQFRLNFAAPI
- a CDS encoding HD domain-containing protein; the protein is MTTIAGIPIPDSALAKATTEYIRDVESDLLYHHSRRVFLFGALSGERKRLAYNPELLYVGAMFHDLGLVAGHRSDNERFEVDGANAAAAFLKPYGLSEDDIEQVWLSIALHTTPGVPQHLRPTVALVTAGVEMDVLGMDYAAFSDTQREAVVHAHPRGEGFKECIICAFADGLRHRPQTTFGNVKTDVLVDQEPGFRPMNFVEVIRKSPWAA